A single window of Pseudoduganella plicata DNA harbors:
- a CDS encoding 2OG-Fe dioxygenase family protein — translation MALRTQGYALLAPADVAALAGSPLAELAQLTPAWDELELDSYLKDGGRYRRRRHSCFVQEGDVLAQTAHRAHWQPVEYNALHGGMHRMFAPVQPATIEQPGWQGLLTALGRVCSAVRNERTWYVEAHQFRIDTADGIGRPTPEGAHRDGVDFVAVILVGRHAIKGGETRIFEADGPNGKRFTMTEPWTMLLLDDAAVIHESTPIQPLGEHGYRDTLVLTYRAGGFQGEQQ, via the coding sequence ATGGCCCTGCGCACGCAAGGCTATGCGCTGCTGGCGCCGGCCGACGTGGCCGCGCTGGCGGGCTCGCCGCTGGCCGAGCTGGCGCAGCTGACGCCCGCGTGGGACGAGCTGGAGCTGGACAGCTACCTGAAGGACGGCGGCCGTTACCGCCGGCGCCGTCATTCCTGCTTCGTGCAGGAAGGCGATGTGCTGGCGCAAACGGCGCACCGCGCGCACTGGCAGCCCGTCGAATACAACGCGCTGCATGGCGGGATGCACCGCATGTTCGCCCCCGTGCAGCCGGCCACCATCGAACAGCCGGGCTGGCAGGGCCTGTTGACGGCGCTGGGGCGCGTCTGCTCCGCCGTGCGGAACGAACGCACCTGGTACGTCGAGGCTCATCAGTTCCGCATCGACACGGCCGACGGCATCGGCCGCCCCACGCCGGAAGGCGCGCACCGGGACGGCGTCGATTTCGTCGCCGTGATCCTGGTGGGACGGCACGCCATCAAGGGCGGCGAAACGCGCATCTTCGAAGCGGACGGCCCGAATGGCAAGCGCTTCACGATGACCGAGCCGTGGACGATGCTGCTGCTCGACGACGCCGCCGTCATCCATGAATCGACGCCGATCCAGCCACTGGGGGAGCACGGTTATCGCGACACGCTCGTGCTGACCTATCGGGCCGGCGGCTTCCAGGGCGAACAACAATAG
- a CDS encoding hybrid sensor histidine kinase/response regulator: protein MDASYEIEPGEIEILIVEDSPTQAERLRRLIQSVKYRARVAGDGRLALAAIHERKPHLVLSDIVMPEMDGYDLCRAIKSDAGLRDIPVILITSLNDPKDIIRGIECGADNFIRKPYAEDYLLNRIGHMLVNQKLRKNQNMEVGIALYLGEQKHFINAERQQILDLLISTYEQAVQVNSELQARERQVIELNMRLAHHAGQLETINREIALKNLELAEASRMKSAFIANMSHELRTPLNAIIGFTGALLMKLPGPLTAEQDKQLNTIRSSARHLLSLINDILDVAKIEAGKVTLSIEAVKCQDLVREVAETLRPLATQKGLSLEVVLDETPITLNTDRRALTQILINLANNAIKFTDKGMVRVSLGLSKQPDGKQTVEFSVADSGAGIRTEDQAKLFQAFSQLDSTSTRHAEGAGLGLYLCQNLANVLGGSLYFTSEFGKGSVFTLALLPKGGGG from the coding sequence GTGGACGCCAGCTATGAAATAGAACCGGGCGAGATCGAGATCCTCATCGTCGAGGACAGCCCGACACAGGCGGAGCGCCTGCGCCGCCTGATCCAGTCCGTCAAATACCGGGCCCGCGTGGCCGGCGACGGCCGTCTTGCGCTGGCGGCGATCCACGAACGCAAACCGCACCTGGTGCTGTCCGATATCGTCATGCCGGAGATGGACGGCTATGACCTGTGCCGCGCCATCAAGTCCGACGCCGGCCTGCGCGACATTCCCGTCATCCTCATCACGTCGCTGAACGACCCGAAGGACATCATCCGCGGTATCGAATGCGGCGCGGACAATTTCATCCGCAAACCGTATGCGGAAGACTACCTGCTGAACCGCATCGGTCACATGCTGGTCAACCAGAAGCTGCGCAAGAACCAGAACATGGAAGTGGGCATCGCCCTCTACCTGGGCGAGCAGAAGCACTTCATCAATGCCGAGCGTCAGCAGATCCTCGACCTGCTGATCTCCACCTACGAACAGGCCGTGCAGGTCAACAGCGAACTGCAGGCGCGCGAGCGGCAGGTGATCGAACTGAATATGCGCCTGGCGCACCACGCCGGGCAGCTGGAAACGATCAACCGCGAGATTGCGCTGAAAAACCTGGAACTGGCCGAGGCCAGCCGGATGAAGTCCGCATTCATCGCCAATATGTCGCACGAGCTGCGCACGCCGCTGAACGCCATCATCGGTTTCACAGGCGCGCTGTTGATGAAGCTTCCCGGCCCGCTGACGGCGGAACAGGACAAGCAGCTGAACACGATCCGCTCCAGCGCGCGTCACCTGCTCTCGCTGATCAACGACATTCTCGACGTGGCCAAGATCGAGGCGGGCAAGGTCACGCTGTCGATCGAGGCGGTCAAGTGCCAGGACCTGGTGCGCGAGGTCGCGGAAACGCTGCGCCCGCTCGCCACGCAGAAGGGGCTGTCGCTGGAGGTGGTGCTGGACGAAACGCCGATCACGCTGAACACGGACCGCCGCGCGCTGACGCAGATACTTATCAACCTCGCCAATAACGCCATCAAGTTCACGGACAAGGGCATGGTACGAGTCAGCCTGGGCCTGAGCAAACAGCCGGACGGAAAGCAGACCGTGGAGTTCTCCGTGGCCGACAGCGGTGCCGGCATCCGCACGGAGGACCAGGCCAAGCTGTTCCAGGCGTTCTCGCAGCTGGACTCCACGTCGACCCGTCATGCCGAGGGCGCCGGGTTGGGCCTGTACCTGTGCCAGAACCTGGCCAACGTGCTGGGCGGGTCGCTGTACTTCACCAGCGAATTCGGCAAGGGCAGCGTATTCACGCTGGCGCTGCTCCCCAAGGGCGGTGGCGGATAA
- a CDS encoding TetR/AcrR family transcriptional regulator, with protein sequence MIDKLTRKSRADGEQSRERLLLAAMKLFGEQGFSRTSTREIALAAGANVSAISYYFGDKAGLYKAALTDYLPPPQKNIEMFDQPGFTLRQALEGYYAQLLGPLLEGDEAELCLRLWLRELLEPRGVWAEELNTGIRAEHMAFAAVLARHLGVPVDDDVHRLVHACAAFGVHLMMGGDVIKALTPQLLAGPDALRNWIPRLADYAEAIVLAEQQKRQKGAV encoded by the coding sequence ATGATTGACAAACTCACCCGTAAATCCCGCGCCGATGGCGAACAGTCGCGCGAACGCCTGCTGCTCGCCGCAATGAAGCTGTTCGGCGAACAGGGCTTTTCGCGCACGTCCACGCGCGAGATCGCACTGGCAGCCGGCGCCAACGTTTCTGCCATCAGCTATTACTTCGGCGACAAGGCCGGCCTGTACAAGGCGGCGCTGACGGACTACCTGCCGCCGCCCCAGAAAAACATCGAGATGTTCGACCAGCCCGGCTTTACGCTGCGGCAGGCGCTGGAAGGCTATTACGCGCAACTGCTGGGGCCGCTGCTGGAAGGCGACGAGGCCGAGCTGTGCCTGCGTCTGTGGCTGCGCGAGCTGCTGGAGCCGCGCGGCGTGTGGGCGGAGGAGCTCAATACCGGCATCCGCGCCGAGCACATGGCGTTTGCCGCCGTGCTGGCGCGGCACCTGGGCGTGCCGGTCGACGACGACGTGCACCGCCTCGTGCATGCGTGCGCCGCGTTCGGCGTCCACCTGATGATGGGGGGCGACGTGATCAAGGCACTGACGCCGCAGCTGCTGGCCGGGCCGGACGCGCTGCGCAACTGGATTCCCCGGCTGGCCGACTATGCGGAAGCGATCGTGCTGGCGGAACAGCAAAAACGACAAAAAGGAGCAGTATGA
- a CDS encoding efflux transporter outer membrane subunit, with translation MRNRHCALAVAAALALSGCGLTGPARQVPDEAPVQWQAPLPHGGRVTELSGWWRSQGDPVLAQLIEAAQEVSPTIASARSRIGQARAERTAAGAALAPAVNGVATSTRTSQQQAETPSNTTSQVYAQASWELDIFGGNRAARDAAQARLDSAQAGWHDARVSVAAETANEYYGLRACEQLLAVAQQDARSRADTARLTELTAKAGFQAPATAAQARASAAEANSRAIAQRAQCDVSVKALVALTAIDEPQLRNRLASAAPADALAGLSPAQGIALAQLPAQTLAQRPDVFTAEREVAAASFEVVGARAQRFPRLTLAGAVGRGRVHVAGENVTANTWNIGPVQLSVPLFDAGTRRANVDAARDRYEAAVSSYRGTVRQAVREVEEALVNLQSTDERAADARTALEGYRSAFVATEDRYKNGMASLLELEDARRTRLAAENAMVSLQRERSAAWIALYRAAGGGWTRPAQQ, from the coding sequence ATGAGGAACAGACACTGTGCGCTGGCCGTCGCGGCGGCACTCGCACTCTCCGGCTGCGGCCTGACCGGCCCGGCCAGGCAGGTCCCGGACGAGGCGCCGGTGCAGTGGCAGGCGCCGCTGCCGCATGGCGGCAGGGTGACGGAACTGTCGGGCTGGTGGCGCAGCCAGGGCGATCCCGTGCTGGCCCAGCTGATCGAGGCGGCGCAGGAAGTGAGTCCGACAATCGCGTCGGCCCGCTCGCGCATCGGCCAGGCCCGCGCCGAACGCACGGCCGCCGGTGCCGCGCTGGCGCCGGCAGTGAACGGCGTGGCGACATCGACCCGCACCAGCCAGCAGCAGGCCGAGACACCGTCCAACACGACATCGCAGGTGTATGCCCAGGCGTCGTGGGAGCTGGATATCTTCGGCGGCAACCGGGCCGCGCGCGATGCGGCGCAGGCGCGGCTGGACAGCGCGCAGGCGGGCTGGCATGACGCACGCGTGTCGGTGGCGGCGGAAACGGCCAACGAATACTACGGCCTGCGCGCCTGCGAGCAACTGCTGGCGGTGGCGCAGCAGGACGCCAGGTCGCGCGCCGACACGGCCCGGCTGACGGAGCTGACGGCGAAGGCCGGGTTCCAGGCGCCGGCAACGGCGGCGCAGGCCCGTGCCAGCGCCGCCGAGGCGAACAGCCGCGCCATCGCCCAGCGCGCCCAGTGCGACGTCAGCGTCAAGGCGCTGGTGGCGTTGACGGCCATCGATGAGCCCCAGCTGCGCAACCGCCTGGCCAGCGCCGCCCCGGCCGACGCACTGGCCGGGCTGTCGCCGGCGCAGGGCATCGCGCTGGCGCAACTGCCGGCGCAGACGCTGGCGCAGCGGCCGGACGTATTTACGGCCGAACGCGAGGTGGCCGCCGCCAGCTTCGAGGTGGTCGGCGCGCGCGCCCAGCGGTTCCCGCGCCTGACGCTGGCCGGCGCGGTAGGCCGTGGCCGCGTGCACGTGGCAGGCGAGAACGTCACGGCCAATACGTGGAACATCGGCCCGGTGCAGTTGTCCGTGCCGCTGTTCGACGCCGGCACACGCCGCGCCAACGTGGACGCAGCGCGGGACCGCTACGAGGCCGCCGTGAGCAGCTACCGCGGCACCGTGCGCCAGGCCGTGCGCGAAGTGGAGGAAGCGCTGGTCAACCTGCAAAGCACCGACGAACGCGCCGCCGACGCGCGCACGGCGCTGGAAGGCTATCGCAGCGCGTTCGTGGCAACGGAAGACCGCTACAAGAACGGCATGGCAAGCCTGCTGGAACTGGAAGACGCCCGGCGTACGCGCCTGGCCGCGGAAAACGCGATGGTCAGCCTGCAGCGCGAGCGCAGCGCCGCCTGGATCGCCCTGTACCGCGCAGCGGGAGGCGGCTGGACCCGCCCCGCCCAACAATAA
- a CDS encoding efflux RND transporter periplasmic adaptor subunit — MNNTKTIVLAVLAVCIAAGGGMAAMNASAAKEEKKPAQTPALTVTTIRPTTASLPLQLTANGNVAAWQEAVIGNESNGLRLTEVRVNVGDVVKKGEVLAVFSADTVNAEVAQARAALAEAQANAAEAQADARRARAVQASGALSEQQISQYLTAEQTAKARIESARAVLAAQQLRLKYTQVVAPDAGVISARSATVGSVVGAGTELFRMIRQGRLEWRAEVMAADLKNIRIGGTARVKAANGSELTGKVRMVAPTVDPQTRVALVYVDLPPDLNRNAPFKAGMFATGQFELGKSDALTLPQPAVVVRDGFPYVFRLNPDSRVSQVKIRTGRRLGDRIEVTGLTADTQVVLSGAGFLNDGDLVRTVAAPAAHSATAPAVASK; from the coding sequence ATGAACAACACCAAAACCATCGTATTGGCCGTGCTGGCCGTGTGCATCGCCGCAGGCGGCGGCATGGCCGCCATGAACGCTTCCGCCGCCAAGGAAGAGAAGAAACCGGCCCAGACACCGGCACTGACGGTCACCACGATCCGCCCGACCACCGCGTCGCTGCCCCTGCAGCTGACCGCCAACGGCAATGTCGCGGCCTGGCAGGAAGCCGTCATCGGCAACGAATCGAACGGCCTGCGGCTGACGGAAGTGCGCGTCAACGTGGGCGACGTGGTGAAAAAAGGCGAAGTGCTGGCCGTGTTCTCGGCCGATACCGTCAATGCGGAAGTGGCCCAGGCACGGGCAGCGCTGGCCGAAGCGCAAGCCAATGCCGCCGAAGCGCAGGCCGACGCCCGCCGCGCGCGCGCGGTACAGGCCAGCGGTGCGCTGTCGGAGCAGCAGATCAGCCAGTACCTGACGGCCGAGCAGACGGCGAAGGCGCGCATCGAATCGGCGCGCGCCGTGCTGGCCGCGCAGCAGCTGCGCCTGAAATACACGCAGGTCGTGGCGCCCGATGCGGGCGTGATCTCGGCGCGCAGCGCGACCGTCGGTTCCGTCGTGGGCGCCGGCACGGAACTGTTCAGGATGATCCGCCAGGGCCGCCTGGAATGGCGCGCCGAAGTCATGGCGGCGGACCTGAAGAACATCCGTATCGGCGGCACGGCCAGGGTCAAGGCGGCCAATGGCAGCGAGCTGACGGGCAAGGTGCGCATGGTCGCGCCCACCGTCGATCCGCAGACGCGCGTCGCCCTCGTCTACGTCGACCTGCCGCCGGACCTGAACCGCAACGCGCCGTTCAAGGCCGGCATGTTCGCCACGGGCCAGTTCGAGCTGGGCAAGTCCGATGCGCTGACGTTGCCGCAGCCGGCCGTCGTCGTGCGCGACGGCTTCCCGTACGTGTTCCGCCTCAATCCCGATTCGCGCGTCAGCCAGGTCAAGATCCGCACGGGCCGCAGGCTGGGCGACCGCATCGAGGTGACGGGCCTGACCGCCGACACGCAGGTCGTGCTGAGCGGCGCCGGCTTCCTCAACGACGGCGATCTGGTGCGCACCGTTGCTGCCCCGGCTGCACACTCGGCCACGGCGCCGGCCGTCGCCAGCAAATAA
- a CDS encoding efflux RND transporter permease subunit translates to MNFSALSIRNPIPAIMLFVLLTLAGLLAYKANPVQDFPDIELPIVTVSANLPGAAPAQLETEVARKIEDSVATLQGVKNIYTKVLDGDANVTVEFVLEKNLSDAVNEVRDAVTRVKADMPAELRDPIVSKVSTAGRVVLTFVATARTTGGTKMDDADLSWFVDNTVSKRLLAVPGVGSVSRVGGVNREIRVELDDERMAALRVSALDVSRQLRQVQREAPGGRGDVSGAEQSVRTIATVKSAQELAAIDIPLGDGRHVRLDQVATVTDTVAESRAVATQDGKAVVAFEVFRTKGASETAVADGARAAVAKLRGEFPNIDLKESIDNASPVEENFEGSMELLYEGAILAVLVVWWFLRDWRATIVAAAALPLSVMPAFLGIYWFGYTLNTVTLLSLALVVGVLVDDAIVEIENIERHLRMGKTPMQAALEAADEIGMAVIATTFALVAVFLPTAFMGGIPGKFFKQFGWTAVLAVLASLVVARLLTPMMAAYLLKPKEHKEEKDGWLMTRYMRTMKWCLNHRGITAIASAVFFVASIMLVGLLPTGFVPPADRDQTQVNLELPPGSTLAQTRLVAEQARQAAMSVPGVTGVYSSVGGGSSGDAFAPGAAAEARRAVLTITTIHRTERDESMGEIDSLLRSKLSAVPGARFTVGPPDTGVKMQLVLQSEDPIALMGAAQKVERELRTLHGIGNVTSSASLVRPEIIVRPDFARAADLGVTASAIGETVRVATAGDYDFDLTKMNLPERQVPIRVKLPDAVRADLDAIGRLTVPGTNGPVLLANVATITMESGPAQIDRLNRSRNVTLDVELGNRSLGELNQEARALPSMQNLPPSVKIAELGDAQEMASLFASFGLAMAIGVLCIYGVLVLLFKDFMQPVTILAALPLSIGGAIVALLVTGRALSMPSMIGLIMLMGIVTKNSILLVDYAILARQAGMSRFDALVDACHKRSRPILMTTIAMGAGMMPLALGLGADPSFRSPMAITVIGGLITSTLLSLLVVPAVFTYVDDLEHLLRRTARKLRRHPHPGHPHGQHGVDAVGNPVPRNIGGHGH, encoded by the coding sequence ATGAACTTCTCCGCCCTGTCGATCAGGAACCCGATCCCCGCGATCATGCTGTTCGTGCTGCTGACCCTTGCCGGCCTGCTGGCCTACAAGGCCAATCCGGTACAGGACTTCCCGGATATCGAACTGCCCATCGTTACCGTCTCGGCCAACCTGCCCGGCGCCGCGCCGGCGCAGCTGGAAACGGAAGTGGCGCGCAAGATCGAGGACTCCGTCGCCACGCTGCAAGGCGTCAAGAACATCTATACCAAGGTGCTCGACGGCGACGCCAACGTCACCGTCGAATTCGTCCTCGAGAAGAACCTGTCGGACGCCGTGAACGAAGTGCGCGACGCCGTCACGCGCGTCAAGGCCGACATGCCTGCCGAACTGCGCGATCCGATCGTCAGCAAGGTCTCCACCGCCGGCCGCGTCGTGCTGACGTTCGTCGCCACCGCGCGCACCACGGGCGGCACGAAGATGGACGATGCCGACCTGTCCTGGTTCGTCGACAACACCGTGTCGAAGCGCCTGCTGGCGGTGCCCGGCGTCGGCTCGGTCAGCCGGGTGGGCGGCGTCAACCGCGAAATCCGGGTAGAACTGGACGACGAGCGCATGGCGGCGCTGCGCGTGTCCGCACTGGACGTATCGCGCCAGCTGCGCCAGGTGCAGCGCGAAGCGCCGGGCGGACGCGGCGACGTCAGCGGCGCCGAGCAGTCCGTGCGCACCATTGCCACCGTCAAGTCGGCACAGGAGCTGGCCGCCATCGACATCCCCCTGGGCGACGGCCGCCACGTGCGGCTGGACCAGGTGGCCACCGTCACCGACACCGTCGCCGAATCGCGCGCCGTGGCCACGCAGGACGGCAAGGCCGTCGTCGCGTTTGAAGTGTTTCGCACCAAGGGCGCCAGCGAAACGGCCGTCGCGGACGGCGCGCGCGCTGCCGTCGCGAAGCTGCGCGGCGAGTTTCCCAACATCGATCTGAAGGAGTCGATCGACAACGCCTCGCCGGTCGAGGAAAACTTCGAAGGCTCGATGGAACTGCTGTACGAAGGCGCGATCCTGGCCGTTCTCGTCGTCTGGTGGTTCCTGCGCGACTGGCGCGCGACCATCGTGGCCGCGGCGGCACTGCCGCTGTCCGTGATGCCGGCGTTCCTCGGCATCTACTGGTTCGGCTATACGCTCAACACGGTGACGCTGCTGTCGCTGGCGCTGGTCGTCGGCGTGCTGGTCGACGATGCGATCGTCGAGATCGAAAACATCGAACGCCATCTGCGCATGGGCAAGACACCGATGCAGGCGGCACTGGAAGCGGCCGATGAAATCGGCATGGCCGTGATCGCCACGACTTTCGCCCTGGTGGCCGTGTTCCTGCCGACGGCCTTCATGGGCGGCATCCCCGGCAAGTTCTTCAAGCAGTTCGGCTGGACGGCCGTGCTGGCGGTGCTGGCGTCACTGGTCGTGGCACGGCTGCTGACACCGATGATGGCGGCCTACCTGCTGAAACCGAAGGAGCACAAGGAGGAGAAGGACGGCTGGCTGATGACGCGCTACATGCGCACGATGAAGTGGTGCCTGAATCACCGCGGCATCACGGCCATCGCCTCGGCTGTGTTCTTCGTCGCCTCGATCATGCTGGTGGGCCTGCTGCCGACGGGCTTCGTGCCGCCGGCGGATCGCGACCAGACGCAGGTCAACCTGGAGCTGCCGCCCGGCTCCACGCTGGCACAGACCCGGCTGGTGGCCGAGCAGGCGCGCCAGGCGGCGATGTCCGTGCCCGGCGTCACGGGCGTGTACAGCTCCGTGGGCGGCGGCTCCTCGGGCGACGCGTTCGCGCCCGGTGCGGCGGCGGAAGCGCGCCGTGCCGTGCTGACCATCACGACGATCCACCGCACGGAGCGCGACGAATCGATGGGCGAGATCGACAGCCTGCTGCGCAGTAAACTGTCCGCCGTGCCCGGCGCCCGCTTTACCGTGGGCCCGCCGGATACGGGCGTCAAGATGCAGCTGGTGCTGCAGTCGGAAGATCCGATCGCGCTGATGGGCGCCGCACAGAAGGTCGAGCGCGAACTGCGCACGCTGCACGGCATCGGCAACGTCACGTCGAGCGCCTCGCTCGTGCGCCCCGAAATCATCGTGCGGCCGGACTTTGCCCGCGCCGCCGACCTGGGCGTGACCGCCAGCGCCATCGGCGAGACCGTACGCGTGGCCACCGCGGGCGACTACGACTTCGACCTGACGAAGATGAACCTGCCCGAGCGGCAGGTGCCGATCCGCGTCAAGCTGCCGGACGCCGTGCGGGCCGACCTGGATGCCATTGGCCGCCTGACGGTGCCAGGCACGAACGGCCCCGTGCTGCTGGCGAACGTGGCCACCATCACGATGGAAAGCGGCCCGGCCCAGATCGACCGCCTGAATCGCAGCCGCAACGTGACCCTGGACGTGGAGCTGGGCAACCGCTCGCTGGGTGAGCTGAACCAGGAGGCGCGCGCACTGCCGTCGATGCAGAACCTGCCGCCGTCCGTCAAGATCGCGGAGCTGGGCGACGCGCAGGAAATGGCGTCGCTGTTCGCCAGCTTCGGCCTCGCCATGGCGATCGGCGTGCTGTGCATCTACGGCGTGCTGGTACTTCTGTTCAAGGACTTCATGCAGCCGGTGACGATCCTGGCGGCGCTGCCGCTGTCCATCGGCGGCGCCATCGTGGCGCTGCTGGTCACGGGGCGCGCGCTGTCGATGCCGTCGATGATCGGCCTGATCATGCTGATGGGGATCGTGACGAAGAATTCGATCCTGCTGGTGGATTACGCGATCCTGGCGCGCCAGGCCGGCATGAGCCGCTTCGATGCGCTGGTGGACGCCTGCCACAAGCGCAGCCGCCCGATCCTGATGACGACCATTGCCATGGGCGCGGGCATGATGCCCCTCGCCCTGGGCCTGGGCGCGGACCCGAGCTTCCGTTCGCCGATGGCGATCACGGTGATCGGCGGTCTGATCACGTCGACGTTACTGAGCCTCCTGGTGGTGCCGGCCGTGTTTACGTACGTGGACGACCTGGAGCACCTGCTGCGACGCACCGCGCGCAAGCTGCGCCGCCATCCACATCCCGGGCATCCGCACGGACAGCATGGGGTGGATGCGGTGGGCAATCCGGTGCCGCGCAATATTGGCGGGCACGGGCACTGA
- a CDS encoding GAF domain-containing protein → MKSNSTLIPVDEDPILTTSAAARLLGVATSTVQLWMESGAIESWKTPGGHRRTRLSRIARLMEPAEQQAPPGAAGRAVEVAMSDLTSEEFRPLPAPDYPAGKDEASRLIALAASGLIDTPPEAGYDRIVRLAAAVTGSPIALISLLTAQRQWFKARVGLDARETPREWAFCSHAILAEGAFVVEDAAADERFRSNPLVLADPHIRFYAGVPLRDAAGNALGTLCVIDREPRKLRAAELQSLLDLAAIAMEELPEPRVKK, encoded by the coding sequence ATGAAAAGCAACTCTACCCTGATCCCCGTGGACGAAGATCCCATCCTGACAACCAGCGCGGCAGCACGTCTGCTGGGCGTTGCAACCAGTACCGTACAGTTATGGATGGAAAGCGGCGCGATCGAATCGTGGAAAACGCCAGGCGGGCACCGGCGCACGCGGCTTAGCCGTATTGCACGGCTGATGGAGCCGGCGGAGCAGCAGGCGCCGCCGGGGGCGGCAGGGCGGGCTGTCGAAGTGGCGATGTCGGACCTGACGTCCGAGGAATTCCGGCCGCTGCCGGCACCGGACTACCCGGCCGGCAAGGACGAAGCATCCCGGCTGATAGCGCTGGCTGCATCGGGCCTCATCGATACACCGCCGGAAGCCGGTTACGACCGCATCGTTCGGCTGGCCGCAGCCGTGACCGGGTCGCCGATCGCGCTGATTTCGCTGCTCACGGCGCAGCGCCAGTGGTTCAAGGCGCGCGTGGGGCTGGATGCGCGGGAGACGCCGCGCGAGTGGGCGTTCTGCTCGCACGCCATCCTGGCCGAAGGGGCGTTCGTGGTCGAAGATGCTGCCGCGGACGAGCGCTTCCGCAGCAATCCGCTCGTGCTGGCCGATCCGCACATCCGCTTTTATGCCGGCGTGCCGCTGCGCGACGCGGCCGGCAACGCGCTTGGCACGCTGTGCGTGATCGACCGCGAGCCGCGCAAGCTGCGTGCCGCCGAGCTGCAAAGCCTGCTCGACCTGGCCGCCATTGCGATGGAAGAATTACCCGAACCGCGAGTGAAGAAATAG